The proteins below come from a single Burkholderia sp. FERM BP-3421 genomic window:
- a CDS encoding DUF3304 domain-containing protein, whose protein sequence is MAPVNHTDRYAVNIFVSKYWAGDVTAPAGGTKAACCFLGTKDWSKPVTVTWEWGREEDPKTEGVTMPDEKHSLQVSFPVSGPHQDPDWHKTDAYLCVILRDRNTAALAFSPSGTGCLSK, encoded by the coding sequence ATGGCGCCGGTGAACCATACCGATCGCTATGCGGTAAATATCTTCGTTAGCAAGTATTGGGCGGGCGATGTGACCGCACCAGCAGGAGGTACAAAGGCCGCATGCTGTTTTCTGGGCACGAAGGATTGGAGTAAGCCCGTTACCGTGACGTGGGAGTGGGGACGGGAAGAAGATCCGAAAACCGAGGGGGTTACGATGCCAGACGAAAAGCATAGCCTTCAGGTGAGCTTCCCAGTGAGCGGCCCGCACCAGGATCCAGACTGGCACAAGACGGACGCATACCTTTGCGTTATTTTACGAGACCGCAATACTGCCGCTCTCGCATTCTCACCGAGCGGGACTGGATGCCTATCCAAGTGA
- a CDS encoding DUF4123 domain-containing protein has protein sequence MGLQAIFSEGCALDAHAYVLAVPLHNDSLPGALSGSPDHLVCLMDGGSEVQAVSPYLIYIPPARFESMRDWLERNGPASPCATVIVSPLSLAELAAHVKQFLRVRLPDDTPIVLAYWDPSILATLAGSLNDETLFVKGPVLSDDQRRAFFAPVLRWGYWDRHGVLRRLDWEQNEISTEAPALRPPFQLTQAQVDDLIEASVPDSLLLHLTELDPSMFADMPDRERYGLVCRQIERARQRGIEGGGALMEYCVLAARHGEAFDASQEGTALLKRLLPAASGQRRT, from the coding sequence ATGGGGCTGCAGGCGATCTTCTCCGAGGGTTGCGCGCTGGATGCACACGCGTACGTGCTTGCAGTTCCTTTGCATAACGACAGCCTGCCGGGCGCACTGTCGGGCTCACCGGACCATCTCGTCTGCTTGATGGATGGCGGATCGGAGGTGCAGGCTGTATCGCCGTATCTCATCTATATCCCGCCGGCTCGGTTCGAATCGATGAGGGATTGGTTGGAGCGAAACGGACCGGCGTCGCCGTGTGCGACGGTGATCGTGTCACCGTTATCGTTGGCAGAGCTTGCTGCACACGTGAAGCAGTTCTTGCGTGTCCGTTTGCCCGACGATACCCCGATCGTGCTGGCCTATTGGGACCCATCCATTCTTGCGACCCTGGCCGGCTCATTGAATGACGAGACACTGTTCGTGAAGGGGCCCGTGTTATCCGACGACCAGCGTCGGGCGTTTTTTGCACCGGTGCTGCGATGGGGGTATTGGGATCGCCATGGAGTGTTGCGCCGGCTCGATTGGGAGCAAAACGAAATTTCTACGGAGGCGCCAGCGTTGCGGCCGCCGTTTCAGCTGACGCAGGCGCAAGTCGACGATTTGATCGAGGCAAGTGTGCCGGATAGCTTGCTGTTGCATTTGACCGAGCTTGATCCTTCGATGTTCGCCGACATGCCTGATCGTGAGCGCTATGGGCTGGTGTGCCGTCAGATCGAACGCGCGCGGCAGAGAGGCATCGAAGGGGGCGGTGCGCTAATGGAATACTGTGTGCTTGCTGCGCGGCATGGAGAAGCGTTCGATGCTTCGCAAGAAGGTACCGCATTGTTGAAGCGACTGCTGCCTGCCGCGAGCGGGCAGCGCAGAACGTAG